TTACATGCCCATATAAATCACAGCTAGAATACGACCGAACTTCCATCGCATAATCAAGGAAGCTCTAACAATAGTTGTAGATTTATGCTTAAATGATAGATCTACAGCCGAGATTAATGTAGAGTAAAGTacaaaaaggtaaaaattaCAGATCTGGAGTATGAATGTTAGATCCTAACCATTGAGGGGCAGGAAATTGACAATTCCATCATTTctagaaaaaattcaaaattataacaaacGCTTACAAGTTCAATATAGATCTAAATGTGATGCGCTACAGTCAAGCTAACAATCGCAGTTGTCATAGATCTATGGTTATAAGGTAGATCTAGAACCGAGATTAGTGTAGGATGACCTTTTCTTCACAGATCAGGAGCATTTTTGTGGAATCCTACCCATTGAGGTGTAGGAAGTAGCTACTTCCATCATTTCTGAtcaaaaaaatcgaaaactATAGAAAAGCTTCAACTCGATTGTTCTTAAAAATAAGCAATCTGGGTTAATCTTTgaatactattttaaaataaatctaacaaaaataaaaaaggatgCATTTCATATAGAGTGAATGTGAATATTGCAAAAAGacctatattaaaaaaagagagagaatccGTTTGATTTGAGCACTGGAGAAAATATGAATCGATATTATAGATGAAGATAAATTTAGGGTTTGCTCATATTAATGAGCATTTATTTTGTGGGCTTTTGGTAGATGTGGCGATTTTAGTCCATTAGGGTTTGCTCATATTAATGAGCATTTATTTTGTGGGCTTTTGGTAGATGAGGCGTTTTTTATTCCATTActagataaaaataatgcCTAATTGTTTGCATTCACTTCTCTCTCATCATatgtgtataatatttttgggaGAATCCTATGCTACGGATTAGTATAGGTGTAGTATGTGTATCGATTATTTTGGGAAGTAATATGTGTATAATATTTTGGGGAAGAATCCTATGCTACGGAGGAATTCACAACAccctttccattatattttccattttccttttttcttttttgacatatcaatcaatcaaaataacaataatattcagggttttgatttataattagttattttattcttttagttttttggagtttttatgcatgttttattaattatatatctttACAACATGTCtattgcagaaaaaaatatattatgcaATGTATATAGTTggtattactataatttagcttacataaaaaacattaactaatgtcaaatttgaaaattagagtttatggttatattaataaattaatcaaatctaATGTGGGAGAGAAAGTGTGAGGGGGAATAGATATTTAAtgtaagataaattaaaaaagaaaaagaaaagaagagagcGTTGGTTTTGTGTCGTCGGCTACGGCAATTTGGTGGTTGTGTGTTGGGAGAGAATAGCTTTTATATGGTTGTATAGATTATGGTTTTAATCAcaagtatattaatttaattagttatagtcTAATTCATTGAATTAATTTCGTACTAATCTAATGTAATATATTTGGGCTCATTATTTGAactatactattaaatttttatagttaatAAGTTTGGACTcataattttctataatttggTTTATAGAAGTATTccttgaattattttttttttttaactcaaatgtactaatattattatttttttgaagtttATGTTGGTGGATCCGTTGAAAGTCCTATTATTATAAGTGATGTTGTTCGTGATGATCTTACGGAAGAGAGCATTATTGTTTCGTCTTCATTGTATAAATGTGgaggtatttttttatttctattgagatttaattttattactttttttatttatgtaaatgtAATGCATATGAGTATACTACATTtgataactatttttattgtttatctttgttaatattattataataattgaaaattaatattattatattgaaccATTTCATTGCTCCTAAcgttttttagtttttgttttctattttcatttgtaaatatgttaatagaagtacaaatttaatgatatttaattttttatttgtagattATTGGGATATTGGTGATGCTTTGTTCTCCTGTTCGTATTGTGGTGCGTTGTTTTGGTATGAGGAACGTCTTGGCAAACCGAATAAACCCAAGAGTCCGAGATATTCCCTTTGTTGTATGAATGGGAATATTGAGCTTCCTTTGATGATAACTCCTCCCAAAGTTTTGTTGCGTTTGATGTTCTCTAACGATGCCAAAAGTGTTCACTTCTTGAAAAATATTCGTTCATATAAttctatgttttgttttacttcTTTGGGaggtaaaattgataatagtTTGAACACCGGTCGTTCTCCTCCTGTTTTTCGTTTATATGGTCAAAATTACCACTTAATTGGTAGTTTGCTACCACTGCATGGTGCACCTCCCAAGTTTGCTCAATTGTATATTTATGACACGGATAATGAGATCAATCATAGAATGAAGTCTGTGAggtatgtatttatatttatatgattttagtgttaaaatttagttgaattttttatatttaattttaatgtagttATTATCTTTGCAGGGAGAGAAATATTGTTAATGATCTTCACTCTGAGATTGTATGTGACTTACAATTTATGTTGGATGAGTATAATGTGCTGGTAAAGTCATTCCGTTTGGCTAAAGAAATGATCAATCAACAAAATCCATCAAATGTGAAATTGAGGTTGCTTGGTAAAAGAGGTAGGGATGGAAGGACTTATAACCTACCTTCTGTTTCTGAGGTAGCCATGCTTGTGGTTGGGGATTTTGACCACGCATTGGGTGATAGAGACATTATTGTTGAAAAACAGTCAGGGAATCTACAACGCATTAGTGAACTTCATCCTTCTTATCTTGCATTGCAATATCCGTTGTTGTTCCCTTATGGGGAGGATGGTTATACAGAATTCATAGGTTTTTCTGATTCTTCTACTTCCTCATCGACCAATAGAAAGAGAGTTAGCCCTAAAGAGTTTTTTTCGTACCGCATGCATGATAGAGTTGCTGAGTGTTCTATTATTTTGTATGCGAAGCGATTGTTTCAACAATTTATTGTGGACGCATACACTATGATTGAATCTGGACGATTGACGTTTGTTCGAACCCAACAAAAGAAATTGCGTGCTGAAATTTATAGCGGGTTGGAGGAGGCCGTTCTACGTGGTGAAACTGATAGTTCCAGACATGGGAAACGAGTTATCTTGCCTTCCAGTTTTGTTGGTGGTGCCCGGTATATGATTCAGAATTACCAAGATGCGATGGCTATATGTAGATGGATTGGATATCCAAATCTTTTTATAACATTTACGTGCAATCCTAAGTGGCCTGAGATTGGGAGGTTTGTTGGGCCTAGGGGTCTAAAATCAGATGACCGTCCTAATATCGTTAGTAGAATGTTTAAAGTGAAGTTGGATGGTTTCATAAGGGATGTtaagagtaaaaaaatatttggagcCGTTAAAGCAGGttcatttgcatttttttaaagtttttttaaacatgaatttaagtactttattttataattaaaccaTATTCTTTTTATGTATTGTGATGCAGTTATTTACACCATTGAGTTTCAGAAACGTGGATTGCCCCATGcacatattttgttatttttaagcAATGAGGATAAACAACCTCATCCTCGACGCATTGATGAAATTATATCTGCTGAAATTCCTGATCCATTGATTGATCCTTATTATTATGAGTGCGTCAAAGAACTTATGATGCATGGTCCGTGTGGTGTTGTTCGAAAATCATCCCCTTGCATGCGTGATGGACGTTGCACTAAGTATTATCCCAAGAAATTTGTTGCTGATACAATCTTTGATGACGATGGTTATCCCATTTATAGGCGTAGAGATAATGGTCTGGTTGTGTTGAAGGATGGTGTTTCTTTGGATAACAGATATGTTGTTCCTCACAATCGTTTTCTCCTTATGAAATATGGTGGTCATATTAATGTTGAGTGGTGCAATCAGTCCCGGTCAATCAAGTATTTGTTCAAATATGTACATAAGGGTTATGATAGGgtgacaacatcttttttcCAATCTGGAGTTGATGGTGTTGAAAAAAATCTGGATGAAGTAAGTTTGTATTATGATTGTAGATATGTATCATCTTGTGAAGCTGCTTGGAGAATTTTTGGGTTTGAGATTCAATACAAGGATCCTTCAGTTGAACGGTTGAGTTTTCATCTTCCTAATGAACAACGTATCATTTTTGATGAAGCCGATTCGTTGGATAATGTCCTGAATCGTAGGACAATTCATGAGAGTAAGTTCTTAGGTTGGATGGAGGCAAATAAGATATATTCTGAAGGGAGAAATTTGACATATGGCGAATTTCCGACCAAGTTTGTGTGGAAGAAAGATCATTGGCAACCTAGAAAACAACGTTATTCGATTGGGAGGTTGTTTTATGTTGCTCCTGGTTCTGGTGATATGTATTACTTGAGATGTTTGTTGAATGTCGTTAAGGGAGCTACATGCTATGAGGATCTTAGATTTGTTAATGGTGTTCAATATGATACATTTAGAGATGCATGCTTCGCTTTAGGATTGTTGGATGATGATAAGGAGTATATTGATGGAATTGTTGAGGCTTCTTTTTGGTCATCTGCCCATTCACTAAGATTGTTGTTTGTAAGTCTGTTGTCATCGGAATCTGTTTCTCGACCGGATGTTGTATGGAAAAAGTGTTGGAAACATTTATCCGATGATGTTGTTAATAACCAAAGAATATTAAGGAATCAACCAGGTAATTTTTAActgaatatttttgttgtatttattaaatattttttatgtcgGCCTAATTACATACATATTTTCATTACTCCAGGTTTGGTTCTGAGTGATGATGAAATTCAGAATTTTGTGTTGGCGGATATTGAGAAATTGTTAATGAATGTTGGTAAAAGTTTGCGTGATTACCATGGTATGTCGTATCTAGAATCGCAGTATTTTGAAACATCTCAAAATACATTGATCAGCGATGAGTTGTGTTATGATCGTGAAGCTTTAGGAAGAGAACACTTGGAATTtctttcaaagttcacggatgAGCAACTTCATGTTCATGATACGATAATGTCGTCTGTGAATTCGACTGAAGGAAGaatgttttttgtttatggTTATGGAGGGACTGGAAAAACATTTATCTGGAGGTCTTTGTCAGCAGGGATTCGTTCGAAGGGAGGTATTGTGTTAAATGTGGCGTCCAGTGGCATAGCCTCTTTATTGTTACCTGGAGGTAGAACCGCCCACTCACGCTTTAAGATTCCTATCAATGTTAATGAAGATTCTATGTGCAATATAAAACAAGGTACGGATCTTGCCGAGCTTATCATAAGGTCGAAACTTATCATATGGGATGAAGCTCCGATGATTCATAAACATTGCATAGAAGCCGTTGATAGGACTTTTAGAGATATTCTTCGTGTGTTTAGTGAGTCCAGTATGGACAAACCGTTCGGTGGAAAAACTATAGTTTTTGGTGGTGATTTTAGACAAATATTACCTGTTGTTCCTAAAGGGAGTCGACAGAATGTTGTGAATGCCACCATTAACTCTTCATATCTTTGGAGTAATTGTACAGTGTTGAGGTTGACCAGAAACATGAGACTGTTGAGTGTTGAATCTTCTTTTGAAGCTTCTAAGTTGGAGGAGTTTTCATCTTGGGTTGCTTCTATAGGTGATGGAGTTGTTGGTGGTCCGAATGATGGTGAAGTCGTAATTGATCTTCCCTCTGACATTTTACTGTCTAATACTGGAGATCCTCTTAAAACCATTGTTGAGAACATATATCCTTCTTATATGGATCCTGAAGAGTTGAGCAATTGTTTGCATGATCGTGCTATACTTGCTCCCACGCTTGATGTTGTTGATGAGGTTAACCAGTTCATGATTTCGATGGATCAGTCTCAAGGTCGGGTATATTTGAGCTCTGATAGCATTTCAAATTCAGATTCCACATCGAATGGTTTAGCTGAGATACATTCAgttgaatttttgaataatttgaagTGGTCAGGTACCCCTAATCAtgaattgatgttgaaagttgGAACTCCTGTAATGTTGTTAAGAAACATAGATCATTCTAATGGTTTGTGTAATGGCACCAGATTGATAATCACCCGGTTAGGTGATTATGTTTTGGAGGCCCGTGTCTTGGGGGGGCATAATATTGGTCATAGAGTTTTGATTCCGCGAATGTCATTGATACCGTCTGATCCAAGGCTACCTTTCAGATTCCAACGACGCCAATTTCCTTTGTCTGTATCATATACAATGACCATTAACAAAAGTCAAGGCCAATCTCTATCTCatgttggattatttttgaaaaaaccGGTCTTTAGTCATGGACAACTTTATATTGCTATATCTAGAGTCACAAGTCGTGAAGGTTTGAAGATTTTAGTGTGTGGGGATGAGAATGATAGTAGAAGTGATTCTACTCTTAATGTTGTTTACAAAGAAGTCTTTCAAAATGTATGAATTATTGGTGTTAGAGAGATGTTTGTAATGATTTTATCGAGAAGATGTTTGAATTCTAtgttgtgttttatttactttggCATTTAGTATTTCTCAGTCTTTTTAATGTATATCctgttttatttctatttcttttccACATGTTCTTTCGCCACAGTGGTTTGACAGACTTATAGATATATAAGTAAatgtatgatttttaaatcttcataatcttatgaatataaaatttaaatagtttctattcttgatttgcaataatttttattttttattttatataattttttattttgatttaatttgttttaaatatattttcttattttttgaaaattatttggcccgtgcatagcacgggtggtAATACTAGTACTCTATAAAAGGAAAGCCTATATGATGTGAATCCGGGTATTCACGATCATAGGATGCAACGACATCGAGGGTCATGGGTTGATTGGAGTCCGAAAAGAAGGTGGAGATATGGCAAGGAGCCAAGCCGGATTCGAAGGTCTGACTCAAACCAGAATTTGCCTATCAAAATGATGTTCAAATTCTGTTCTAAGACCACCATTATCTTCATCGtcaaaagagcttcgcgtgagtaccttacacgcctcaatcggagctcggatgaggaagttatggccgtttgACGAAAGTCGCGCAGAGCTGCCAAAAATGCCCGGCCACAGacaaaacgcccgggccgggcgttttgcccgaaaatgccattttttaagattttaaagaCTATTTTCcctattacttttgttttagtataaatactccTTTGTAGGGTTTTCATTCtcagcttttgaatatttgtaaaagaccatttctccatatttgagagctcaccttcttcatcttttgaagacttatcaaattccttcgggttgcattcgatcttttgccgggctaaggttgattgtaaaggtatgcttgctagttcttgtgttgctagtttgtggagccattaggtgtttgtatgtgaaagtgcctttgggatttctttcttgttcttcacctaaatcataacactaatccatcttctatccttttatccatttttcttgttccatttcttggtttatctTGTCTATTCGTtgggtttatttacaagaataagtCCGGAGCAAGTTCATGAGTCTTCAATTTATAAGATTCACATTATTGcctacattatttaaatttattattcttctcAGATTTTGTATATAATCGTACTGCCACGACTATGTATGAGGCCAAATCAATCAGCTCAACAGTCATAACTAGGACTGATGCAAGCTAATCATATAAAAGGGAGGGTTATCAATACTTATATAAATGAGTTATGATTATTACTAAGTTGATGTGCGGCAAtatttaagagttttaacacGCTCCTCACGTGTGGGTCAGAATAACACATCGAATTTTCATCACATGGATATGCAAGAGAATAGATAaagtgatactccctccgtccagtttaagagtcacattttatcatttaagttcgtctcagtttaagagtcacatttagaatctactatatttggacataaaatttatccccataattcatcaaatttacaCCAAAATGCCATTacttacataaaataaaacaaaacaaaattataaacatacaaaaagtcaaaagagtctcactttccactaccttacttcaattattacacactccaacaACCACTAtctcacttcaattattacacactccaacaatttcttaaaacccgtgttataattaaatcttactcttaaactgggacggagggagtaaaattcATCATCGACTTGAGCTTGCTCtgtaccatattagaaatgagtcactcGCCCCTTGAAAGACCTTATAACGGAGAATGTTATCCATACTTATATAGATAAGCTAAGATCATCACCAAATTGATGtgatacaaaatttaagagttttaacagtaatACTAAATTTTTCATATCAAGTGTTTGTGGATAAGCACCCTAGAGGTCACTGACTCACTATAGAACAACTAAGCCTAGGGTGTGTTCACTATAGGAGATTACCAATTCTAacatttggaaaaataaattttctaaaaattgaGCCATAATTAGCCAcatatataattcttttcCCCATTGTTTAGTATCATAGAATTGGCCCAAGAATTGGTGcaaatattttccaaaataaagattttgatcTAATAGAATTATGGATTGACAAATTTATTCTTCCAAGTGGAAAGGTAAAAATGTGTAAAACCAAGTTCATTTCTTGGTGCACCTTTCAATGCACAAACAAATCTTACCTATCAGCAAGATCTCAATTCTTCCTCAATTGCCATGAATAGTGCGGACCCTACCCCAATTGAAAGCCCCcaacaattaattagtggATGGTGAACAACCATAATTCTCTCAATTGGACCAAGAATTATCCAATTCTTATATAGCGAACATGCCCAAGAGAGTGTTTAATCGAACTAGAGCTCAGATCAACTTGAATGCCCCTTGAAGACACATTacacataatataaaattgtgtaCGATCagtatagtactagtaatattataatttatttgcattgtactccctccgtttcatagtaattgagacgtttcttttcagcacggagattaagaaaaattgtgttagatgagttaagtaaagagagaataaagtggaaaatgaaaaaggtagagagatgaagagagaaaaaagtaagagagagtaaagtaggtgtggaaaaatgtgttgacttttattaaaaaggaaaatgaggacccacaattcactaacttttcaactcactttccattacatttcttaaaatccgtgctgggtcaaagtgggataaatttttggggacggaggtagtatgtTACAAATTTGCAATAACAAATGAATCTGTCTTCTTATCCTACcttagagaaagaaaatagtttgaaaaaaaaagctcagattaattgcatattttagcCCAATAATGAACAACAATAGTAGTTAACCCAACGACTACAATGCAAAAAATCAACACAGCAATGCACCAGCCGGGAATCGAACCCGGGTCTGTACCGTGGCAGGGTACTATTCTACCACTAGACCACTGGTGCTAGTTActttaattctattttgatttatacaTACTCATAATAATGTTTAGCGCAATTAATGTAAACTTATATTCTTTGTTATTCAACGCTTAACCATACGTTGTTATTTAAATGATTTAGTATACATATTCGCCACAACATTTAAATCCAAGTCATTAAAATTAGTACACAGCTACTGGAAAATAATGGATGGATTGCGAATTTTTCAAACTTGgagatttattattctgttttttttgAAGTATTAGACCGactagaatttgaccaaactttgtgatttatttggcgtaaaattaagaaagaattTGAATTCATTCCACTCTTCATTCCTAACCCAAATATTAGAAATTCCATAGTGTATGTATGTCTGTCTGTCTGAGGTGAAACACCTATAGATGTCTATCATATATAGTAGATTCCTCCAAACAACACTTCCTCTTCCAATGCCTCCTTAATCAAGCCATAGTTTTCCAAATGCCAGAAAAAATGAAGGGCCTTTGCACCTCATGATTTCTCGCTCTTGTAAACGCAGCATTGTTGATCTCGCGTCTATGCCCCGCCTGAACCTTCTGGCACAGCCTGCATAAACTCGACCCGTTAAGGATAGTTTCCGCCTAATCAACTCAAAGCCGTTGCAGAAATAAAACGAACCTGAAGCTGCCGCATGCCATTAAAGCTCATTGACCGGTGCTTTAGTTCACCTCTGCGCGTTGTAATCTCGTCCAATATCTCAGCAGAAGATACATCAGGGGAGCTTTCATCATTGTCAATGTCAGGTATCTCCCTGTCCTGCTTTTCCACATTAAGTCAGACTCAGTTTTCGACGTGTTTTGAGAGCCAATACGAGGAtaagataataaaaagaaCTACCTTGATGGATAGGCTCTTGTTCCTGAACGAGCGCCCAATGATTTCTTCGTACTCAGCTGCATCTAGTTCGCGTAGGTAGTGAGACGGGAACACCTTGGGAAGAACGTGCTCTCGTATGCTGATCAAGAGGAAGAAAGGCAACGGGAACAAGTATCCCAGCAATCGGTATCCATGTGATTCCAAAGCACAGTAGGAGGTAGGCGAGCTGGAAGATCGTAAACAGGAAGATGTATTTGAACGGGACCCCCTCCACATACGAGGCATGGAAATCTTCGATGACTCTGCCCGATGAATGAATAGTCACAAGTAAGTTAAAAAGAACCATGGTGGTGTCTGATTTGTAGAGTGTAACAATATACGAGGCTTACTTGAAGCGACGGCCAGGTGGAACAAACAGCAGCAGAATCCTCTCCCAGAACTGGTTTCCGGGGAGGCTGTCAATGGCCATGTAGGCGAAGTATCCCCACAAGACCGAGGTAGGTATCAACCTGAGCACGGGAGTAGCACATATAGCGACCCCCACAAGTAAGGATTGCAACAAGTTGCTGACCCGCTGCTCGTTTACTCGGACAGGCAAGTAGAGATCAATGCACTTTTCAGGGTCGAACGCGCTATCTGAGTCTGTATCATCATGGTTCATGACGGCTTCTTTCAAGCTCGCTAGGTCTTTGTCCGAAGCGTGCTGCAGCAAAACACGAAATTAGACCTTTAAACTAAACAACAGATGTAGAGATGGAACGAGACAGCAATGAGCTCGTACCGAATGGGCGCCACCCTCCATCTCAACAAACACAGCGTGCATTCGCCCATATATCTCCGAATTGC
The genomic region above belongs to Salvia hispanica cultivar TCC Black 2014 chromosome 3, UniMelb_Shisp_WGS_1.0, whole genome shotgun sequence and contains:
- the LOC125210180 gene encoding uncharacterized protein LOC125210180, with product MKSVRERNIVNDLHSEIVCDLQFMLDEYNVLVKSFRLAKEMINQQNPSNVKLRLLGKRGRDGRTYNLPSVSEVAMLVVGDFDHALGDRDIIVEKQSGNLQRISELHPSYLALQYPLLFPYGEDGYTEFIGFSDSSTSSSTNRKRVSPKEFFSYRMHDRVAECSIILYAKRLFQQFIVDAYTMIESGRLTFVRTQQKKLRAEIYSGLEEAVLRGETDSSRHGKRVILPSSFVGGARYMIQNYQDAMAICRWIGYPNLFITFTCNPKWPEIGRFVGPRGLKSDDRPNIVSRMFKVKLDGFIRDVKSKKIFGAVKAVIYTIEFQKRGLPHAHILLFLSNEDKQPHPRRIDEIISAEIPDPLIDPYYYECVKELMMHGPCGVVRKSSPCMRDGRCTKYYPKKFVADTIFDDDGYPIYRRRDNGLVVLKDGVSLDNRYVVPHNRFLLMKYGGHINVEWCNQSRSIKYLFKYVHKGYDRVTTSFFQSGVDGVEKNLDEVSLYYDCRYVSSCEAAWRIFGFEIQYKDPSVERLSFHLPNEQRIIFDEADSLDNVLNRRTIHESKFLGWMEANKIYSEGRNLTYGEFPTKFVWKKDHWQPRKQRYSIGRLFYVAPGSGDMYYLRCLLNVVKGATCYEDLRFVNGVQYDTFRDACFALGLLDDDKEYIDGIVEASFWSSAHSLRLLFVSLLSSESVSRPDVVWKKCWKHLSDDVVNNQRILRNQPGLVLSDDEIQNFVLADIEKLLMNVGKSLRDYHGMSYLESQYFETSQNTLISDELCYDREALGREHLEFLSKFTDEQLHVHDTIMSSVNSTEGRMFFVYGYGGTGKTFIWRSLSAGIRSKGGIVLNVASSGIASLLLPGGRTAHSRFKIPINVNEDSMCNIKQGTDLAELIIRSKLIIWDEAPMIHKHCIEAVDRTFRDILRVFSESSMDKPFGGKTIVFGGDFRQILPVVPKGSRQNVVNATINSSYLWSNCTVLRLTRNMRLLSVESSFEASKLEEFSSWVASIGDGVVGGPNDGEVVIDLPSDILLSNTGDPLKTIVENIYPSYMDPEELSNCLHDRAILAPTLDVVDEVNQFMISMDQSQGRVYLSSDSISNSDSTSNGLAEIHSVEFLNNLKWSGTPNHELMLKVGTPVMLLRNIDHSNGLCNGTRLIITRLGDYVLEARVLGGHNIGHRVLIPRMSLIPSDPRLPFRFQRRQFPLSVSYTMTINKSQGQSLSHVGLFLKKPVFSHGQLYIAISRVTSREGLKILVCGDENDSRSDSTLNVVYKEVFQNV